A genomic stretch from Terriglobia bacterium includes:
- a CDS encoding sensor domain-containing diguanylate cyclase produces the protein MSEATATDRKRHLQELSIFHEVAKALTSSLNLDSILQTIMEKVAEYFCPDTWSLLMVDETVDELYFAIAVGDAADALRSVRLKMGEGIAGWVAKHGEPLIVPDVYTDPRFAKRIDEMTKWQTRSIICIPLKAKHRVLAVIQLINVPMSSFSDSEMFFLRAICDYAAIAIDNARAVERIQELTITDDCTGLYNARHLYKTLESEVYRSARFGYEFTVLFIDLDHFKQVNDTHGHLVGSKLLAEIGYTIKSHLRLIDFAFRYGGDEFVVLLPQTGKDSGLIVARRLLESFRKGTFLKDEGLNLNIRASIGVAAYPEDAKSAHEIIRQADEMMYEVKNSTRDNIAVAQHGMLR, from the coding sequence ATGAGCGAGGCCACTGCCACCGACCGCAAACGGCATCTGCAGGAGCTATCCATCTTCCATGAAGTGGCCAAGGCCCTGACGTCTTCGCTCAATCTGGATTCCATCCTGCAAACCATCATGGAGAAGGTGGCAGAGTACTTCTGCCCCGACACCTGGTCGCTGCTGATGGTGGATGAGACGGTCGATGAACTCTACTTCGCCATCGCCGTGGGCGACGCGGCCGACGCGCTGCGCTCGGTGCGCCTCAAGATGGGGGAAGGCATCGCGGGATGGGTGGCCAAGCACGGCGAGCCGCTCATTGTCCCCGACGTTTACACCGACCCGCGTTTTGCCAAGCGCATTGACGAAATGACCAAGTGGCAGACGCGCTCCATAATTTGCATACCGCTGAAAGCCAAGCACCGCGTGTTGGCCGTCATCCAGCTTATCAACGTGCCCATGTCGAGCTTCAGCGACAGCGAGATGTTCTTCCTGCGCGCCATCTGCGACTACGCCGCCATCGCCATTGATAACGCACGCGCCGTGGAGCGGATCCAGGAACTCACCATCACCGACGACTGCACCGGCCTGTACAACGCGCGCCACCTCTACAAGACGCTGGAATCGGAGGTCTACCGCTCGGCGCGCTTTGGCTACGAGTTCACCGTGCTGTTCATCGACCTGGACCACTTCAAGCAGGTCAACGACACGCACGGCCACCTGGTCGGAAGCAAGCTGCTGGCGGAGATCGGCTACACCATCAAGAGCCACCTGCGGCTGATTGATTTCGCCTTCCGCTACGGCGGCGACGAGTTTGTCGTGCTGCTGCCGCAGACCGGGAAAGATTCGGGACTGATCGTCGCCCGCCGCCTGCTGGAATCCTTTCGCAAGGGGACGTTCCTGAAGGACGAGGGATTGAACCTCAACATCCGCGCCTCGATCGGCGTTGCCGCCTATCCCGAAGACGCCAAGAGCGCGCACGAAATCATCCGCCAGGCCGACGAGATGATGTACGAGGTCAAGAACTCCACCCGCGACAACATCGCGGTGGCCCAGCACGGGATGCTGAGGTGA
- a CDS encoding helix-turn-helix domain-containing protein, whose protein sequence is MGSFGERLQREREMRGITLEEIAEATKIGTRSLRALEEQDFDRLPGGIFNKGFVRAYSRYLGLDEEQAVADYLAALTEAQAAGKVTRQEPTASGAAPDRNIFIGEDDYSEPLRLPLIPIALLVLIAVLLYGGWRYYTQHGLPNLRHVRAAGQQPSQPASKAAPPAARPDTAVALPAATRAQPAGGFVVRVKAKEDTWVSLVADDKPVMSGMLQAGDEKSVHAQRSVVLKTGNAAGVELFHNDKMVPTLGASKEVKTVEFTAAGLRQ, encoded by the coding sequence GTGGGATCGTTTGGTGAGCGACTACAGCGCGAACGCGAGATGCGCGGCATCACGCTGGAAGAAATAGCCGAGGCGACCAAGATCGGCACCCGTTCCTTGCGTGCCCTGGAAGAACAGGACTTCGACAGGCTGCCCGGCGGTATCTTCAACAAGGGATTCGTGCGCGCCTACTCCCGCTATCTCGGCCTCGACGAAGAGCAGGCCGTCGCCGACTACCTGGCCGCTCTCACCGAAGCGCAGGCAGCCGGCAAGGTCACGCGGCAGGAACCCACCGCCAGCGGCGCCGCGCCGGACCGAAATATCTTCATCGGCGAGGACGATTACTCGGAGCCCTTGCGCCTGCCTCTGATCCCAATCGCGCTCTTGGTGCTGATCGCGGTGCTGCTGTACGGCGGCTGGCGCTATTACACCCAGCACGGATTACCGAATTTGCGCCACGTGCGCGCCGCCGGCCAGCAGCCATCGCAGCCTGCGTCCAAGGCGGCGCCGCCGGCCGCCCGGCCTGACACGGCGGTCGCACTTCCGGCTGCCACTCGGGCGCAACCGGCGGGCGGTTTCGTGGTGCGCGTCAAGGCCAAGGAAGACACCTGGGTATCGCTGGTCGCCGACGACAAACCGGTGATGTCGGGCATGCTGCAGGCCGGCGACGAGAAATCGGTGCACGCGCAGCGCAGCGTGGTCTTGAAGACCGGCAACGCCGCCGGCGTCGAGCTCTTCCACAACGACAAGATGGTCCCGACCCTGGGTGCAAGCAAGGAGGTCAAGACAGTGGAATTCACCGCCGCCGGTCTGCGCCAGTGA
- the metK gene encoding methionine adenosyltransferase, with product MSAKNRFLFTSESVTEGHPDKIADQISDAILDACYEQDPYSRVACETLTCTGLVVIAGEITTKAYVDFQTLVRGVITSIGYDNALYGFDANTCAVISSINKQSGDIAMGVDTGGAGDQGMMFGYATNETPELMPTPISLAHKLTHKLSEVRKSGTLPYLRPDGKSQVTVEYNEQMKPMRVDAVVVSTQHAETVTNEELRADILRYVIQAVIPAEMLDADTIYHINPTGRFVIGGPMGDTGLTGRKIIVDTYGGMGRHGGGAFSGKDPTKVDRSAAYMARYIAKNIVAAGLADRCEVQLAYAIGVAEPVSVLVETFGTGKIATDKLQELIRANFQLTPRGIIDLLKLRRPIYRKTAAYGHFGRDDKDFTWEATDKAKALREQAAGASHGVAHAAKE from the coding sequence GTGTCAGCCAAGAATCGTTTTTTATTCACCTCGGAGTCGGTCACCGAAGGCCATCCCGACAAGATCGCCGATCAGATTTCGGATGCCATTCTCGACGCCTGTTATGAACAGGATCCTTACAGCCGGGTGGCCTGCGAGACGCTTACCTGCACCGGCCTGGTGGTGATCGCCGGCGAGATCACGACCAAGGCGTACGTGGATTTCCAGACCCTGGTGCGCGGCGTTATCACCTCCATCGGCTACGACAACGCCCTCTACGGCTTTGATGCCAACACCTGCGCCGTAATCTCCAGCATCAATAAGCAGTCCGGCGATATCGCCATGGGCGTGGACACCGGCGGCGCCGGCGACCAGGGCATGATGTTCGGCTACGCCACCAACGAGACCCCCGAACTAATGCCTACCCCCATCTCCCTCGCACATAAGCTCACCCACAAACTCTCCGAGGTCCGCAAGAGCGGCACGTTGCCGTATCTGCGCCCGGACGGCAAATCGCAGGTCACGGTCGAGTACAACGAGCAGATGAAGCCGATGCGGGTGGACGCGGTTGTGGTCTCCACCCAGCACGCTGAGACGGTCACCAACGAAGAGCTGCGCGCCGACATCCTCAGGTACGTTATCCAAGCCGTAATTCCTGCCGAAATGCTCGACGCCGACACCATCTACCACATCAATCCCACCGGGCGCTTCGTCATCGGCGGCCCCATGGGCGACACCGGCCTGACCGGCCGCAAGATCATCGTCGATACCTACGGCGGCATGGGACGTCACGGCGGCGGCGCCTTCAGCGGCAAGGACCCGACCAAGGTGGACCGCTCCGCTGCCTACATGGCGCGCTATATCGCCAAGAACATCGTCGCCGCTGGACTGGCAGACCGTTGCGAAGTCCAACTCGCCTACGCCATCGGCGTCGCGGAACCGGTCAGCGTGCTGGTGGAAACCTTCGGCACCGGCAAGATCGCGACCGACAAGCTCCAGGAGTTGATCCGCGCCAACTTTCAACTGACGCCACGCGGCATCATCGACTTGCTCAAGCTCCGCCGTCCGATCTACCGCAAGACGGCCGCCTACGGCCATTTTGGACGCGACGACAAGGACTTTACCTGGGAAGCGACCGACAAAGCCAAGGCGCTGCGCGAGCAGGCCGCCGGTGCGTCGCACGGCGTCGCACACGCCGCCAAGGAATAA
- the ahcY gene encoding adenosylhomocysteinase — protein sequence MSTTPAQVVCDVKAMDLADLGKKRIEWANQSMKVLQIIRKDFIKGQPLKGVRISACLHVTAETANLAITMRDGGAEVVLCASNPLSTQDDVAACLVRDYGVPVFAIKGEDNETYYQHIMAALDHKPHLTMDDGADLVTTALTKRKDVLDGVYGGTEETTTGVIRLRAMAKEGVLAYPIIAVNDADTKHLFDNRYGTGQSTIDGIIRATNFLLAGSKFVVAGYGWCGRGLASRARGQGAEVIVTEVDPTRALEAVMDGFRVMSMAEAVRLGDVFCTVTGNKSVIRAEHFEHMKDGAIISNSGHFNVEIDIPALEKLSSSKRTTRNFVEEYSLKDGRKINLLGEGRLINLAAAEGHPASVMDMSFADQALSVDYLVKNHNALEKKVYPVPAELDKRVAKLKLESLGIKIDRLTPEQEEYLASWSEGT from the coding sequence ATGTCAACCACACCTGCTCAAGTCGTCTGCGACGTTAAGGCCATGGATCTGGCCGATCTTGGCAAGAAGCGCATTGAATGGGCCAACCAATCGATGAAGGTCCTGCAAATCATCCGCAAGGATTTCATTAAGGGGCAGCCGCTAAAGGGGGTGCGCATCTCGGCCTGCCTGCACGTCACTGCGGAGACCGCCAACCTGGCCATCACCATGCGCGACGGCGGCGCGGAAGTGGTGCTGTGCGCCTCCAACCCGCTGTCCACGCAGGACGACGTTGCCGCCTGCCTGGTGCGCGACTACGGCGTGCCCGTGTTCGCCATCAAGGGCGAAGACAACGAGACCTACTACCAGCACATCATGGCCGCGCTGGACCACAAGCCGCACTTGACCATGGACGACGGCGCCGACCTGGTTACCACCGCGCTCACCAAGCGCAAGGACGTGCTCGACGGCGTCTACGGCGGCACGGAAGAGACCACCACCGGCGTCATCCGCCTGCGCGCCATGGCCAAGGAAGGGGTGCTCGCCTACCCCATCATCGCCGTCAACGATGCCGACACCAAGCACCTGTTCGACAACCGCTACGGCACCGGCCAGTCCACCATCGACGGCATCATCCGCGCCACCAATTTCCTGCTTGCCGGATCCAAATTCGTCGTTGCCGGCTACGGCTGGTGCGGACGCGGGCTGGCCAGCCGGGCGCGCGGCCAGGGCGCCGAGGTTATCGTCACCGAAGTCGATCCCACCCGCGCGCTGGAAGCGGTGATGGACGGCTTTCGCGTCATGTCCATGGCGGAAGCGGTTCGCTTGGGCGACGTCTTCTGCACCGTCACCGGCAACAAGAGCGTCATCCGCGCCGAGCACTTCGAGCACATGAAGGACGGCGCCATCATCAGCAACTCCGGCCACTTCAACGTCGAAATTGATATCCCGGCGCTGGAGAAGTTGTCGTCGTCCAAGCGCACCACGCGTAACTTCGTCGAGGAGTACTCGCTGAAGGACGGCCGCAAGATCAACCTGCTGGGCGAAGGACGCCTCATCAACCTCGCCGCCGCCGAAGGACACCCGGCCTCGGTAATGGACATGAGTTTCGCCGACCAGGCGCTCTCTGTCGATTACTTGGTGAAGAACCACAATGCGCTGGAGAAGAAGGTCTACCCTGTCCCCGCCGAACTGGACAAGCGCGTCGCCAAACTGAAGCTGGAGTCCTTGGGCATCAAGATCGACCGCTTAACTCCGGAACAGGAAGAATATCTGGCGAGCTGGAGCGAAGGAACCTAG
- a CDS encoding DUF4097 domain-containing protein, producing MNIAAVALLLLALAPASFAASRRAYSMEVPTAGVRSIAFDVQEGDLVIRGDPDATAVRMQVSIDRYWLFRLGEQGILKRLIKVTGDGTPELKIVTYIEPSWRNYMRAEYPIDFEVVLPAGVVLQVRDTSGKIEIADMAGAVEIHDGSGTLAVRHVKGPLDIDKESGDVRVQDVSGTTTIASRSGQLQFRRVGELNVTASDGNLEVHDAGSARLLNKGGNIRVSGVNGSVHIDDDSGEIEVRQIGGDVSIHDTSGQIRASQVGALTLDDTSGDIVVDGARSVNVRTKESGQVKLRNIEGEVHVPSGITLARR from the coding sequence GTGAACATTGCTGCTGTCGCGCTGCTCTTGTTGGCGCTGGCGCCGGCGTCCTTCGCCGCTTCGCGCCGCGCCTACAGCATGGAGGTGCCCACCGCCGGCGTGCGCTCCATCGCCTTTGACGTACAAGAAGGCGACCTCGTGATTCGCGGCGATCCCGACGCCACCGCCGTGCGCATGCAGGTTTCCATTGACCGCTACTGGCTGTTCAGGCTCGGCGAGCAAGGCATTCTCAAGCGTCTCATCAAGGTTACCGGCGACGGCACGCCGGAGCTGAAGATCGTCACCTATATCGAGCCTTCGTGGCGCAACTACATGCGCGCGGAGTACCCGATTGATTTTGAAGTCGTATTGCCGGCCGGGGTGGTGTTGCAGGTCCGCGACACCTCCGGAAAGATCGAGATCGCGGACATGGCCGGCGCGGTCGAGATCCACGACGGCAGCGGCACTCTCGCCGTGCGCCACGTGAAAGGGCCGCTCGACATCGATAAGGAATCCGGCGATGTGCGGGTGCAGGATGTTTCCGGCACCACCACCATCGCCAGCCGCTCCGGCCAGCTTCAGTTCCGGCGCGTGGGCGAGCTCAACGTCACCGCGTCGGACGGCAACCTTGAAGTCCATGACGCCGGCTCGGCGCGCCTGCTCAACAAGGGCGGCAACATCCGCGTCTCCGGCGTGAACGGCAGCGTGCATATTGACGACGACTCCGGCGAGATTGAAGTCCGCCAGATTGGCGGCGACGTTTCCATCCACGACACCTCCGGCCAGATTCGCGCCTCGCAGGTCGGCGCGCTCACTCTGGACGATACCTCCGGTGACATCGTGGTTGACGGCGCCCGCAGCGTGAATGTGCGCACTAAGGAATCAGGCCAGGTGAAGCTGAGGAACATCGAGGGCGAGGTGCACGTGCCGTCCGGCATTACGCTCGCCCGTCGCTAG
- a CDS encoding Smr/MutS family protein, which yields MKIVNLEQDMPTVPLALSLLNDALRLAREEGYAAVKIIHGYGSSGRGGAIRMAVQAELMQRGCAGEIRAFIAGEEWRISDERSWALLQAHPELKPDSDLGRGNKGISIVVL from the coding sequence ATGAAGATCGTCAACCTGGAACAGGACATGCCGACGGTGCCGCTGGCGCTTTCGTTGCTGAACGACGCGCTGCGGCTCGCGCGCGAAGAAGGGTATGCGGCAGTGAAGATCATTCACGGGTATGGCTCTTCCGGGAGGGGCGGCGCGATCCGCATGGCCGTGCAAGCAGAGTTGATGCAGCGGGGGTGCGCGGGGGAGATTCGAGCGTTCATTGCCGGGGAAGAGTGGCGGATTTCGGATGAGCGCTCGTGGGCGCTGCTGCAGGCGCATCCGGAGTTGAAACCAGACTCCGACCTGGGCCGGGGGAATAAGGGCATTTCGATTGTGGTGCTGTGA